From Styela clava chromosome 6, kaStyClav1.hap1.2, whole genome shotgun sequence, one genomic window encodes:
- the LOC144424406 gene encoding uncharacterized protein LOC144424406, whose amino-acid sequence MSKGILYWMFLSIQLLVNQVYCNQRICMQIENVNAEETYPIPPQQSSQGVPGKRGPPGEIGPKGSQGPRGPKGIVDYERINAAIESAINELRTETEEKMNKTMNDLQQRMVNCDVLHMNNCYRMILRGTKMNFDQATQACGDIGMNIGYIQDGTHYQKIAELVRSKSTSSLTGYWTGLLYINSQLVTLSGNPSPFTKWHPGTPRSGEQYKNVFIYVRKDTGNVYQGMDNYIPTHKQAGVLCQIMNT is encoded by the exons ATGAGTAAGGGTATACTATATTGGATGTTTTTGAGCATTCAATTGCTCGTCAATCAAGTATATTGCAATCAAAGAATTTGcatgcaaattgaaaatgtcaatgCAGAAGAAACGTACCCAATTCCACCACAACAAAGTTCACAGGGTGTTCCGGGCAAACGTGGACCACCTGGTGAAATTGGACCAAAAGGATCACAGGGGCCCAGAGGACCAAAAGGAATTGTTgattatgaaagaattaatGCAGCAATAGAATCag CGATAAATGAGCTGCGGACAGAAACGGAAGAGAAGATGAATAAAACTATGAATGATCTTCAGCAGAGGATGG TCAACTGTGATGTCCTTCACATGAATAATTGTTATCGGATGATACTTCGTGGAACCAAAATGAATTTTGACCAAGCAACACAAGCATGTGGAGATATTGGTATGAATATTGGATACATTCAAGATGGAacacattatcaaaaaatagcaGAGTTAGTCAGATCAAAATCAACATCATCTCTTACAGGATACTGGACAGGACTATTGTACATAAACTCA CAACTTGTGACACTTTCTGGAAATCCATCACCATTCACTAAATGGCATCCGGGTACACCCAGAAGTGGTGAGCAATACAAAAATGTGTTCATTTATGTCAGGAAAGATACAGGAAATGTTTACCAGGGCATGGATAACTACATTCCAACACACAAACAAGCTGGAGTGTTATGTCAAATCATGAATACTTAA
- the LOC144424426 gene encoding uncharacterized protein LOC144424426, which yields MNFDQATQACRDIGMNIGYIEDETQLVRSKSTLSHTGYWTGLLYINSQLVTLSGDPSPFTRWHPSKPNIGAQYKNVYIWVNKDTGNVYQSMDNYIPTHKQAGVLCQIMNT from the exons ATGAATTTTGACCAAGCAACACAAGCATGTAGAGATATTGGTATGAATATTGGATACATTGAAGATGAAACACAGTTAGTCAGATCAAAATCAACATTATCTCATACAGGATACTGGACAGGACTATTGTACATAAACTCA CAACTTGTGACTCTTTCTGGAGATCCATCACCATTCACTAGATGGCATCCAAGTAAACCCAATATTGGTGCGCAATACAAAAATGTGTACATTTGGGTCAATAAAGATACAGGAAATGTATACCAGAGCATGGATAACTACATTCCAACACACAAACAAGCTGGAGTGTTATGTCAAATCATGAATACTTAA
- the LOC144424408 gene encoding uncharacterized protein LOC144424408, which produces MSKGILYCMFLSIQLLVNQVYCNQRICMQIENVNAEETYPIPPQQSSQGVPGKRGPPGEIGPKGSQGPRGPKGIVDYERINAAIESAINDLRTEMEEKMNNVNKTMNDLQQRMVNCEVFYKNNCYRMKLRKTKMDFDQATQACRYIGMNIGYIEDETHYQKIAEYLFLMRKQGQGSAALRAIG; this is translated from the exons ATGAGTAAGGGTATACTATATTGTATGTTTTTGAGCATTCAATTGCTCGTCAATCAAGTATATTGCAATCAAAGAATTTGcatgcaaattgaaaatgtcaatgCAGAAGAAACCTACCCAATTCCACCACAACAAAGTTCACAGGGTGTTCCGGGCAAACGTGGACCACCTGGTGAAATTGGCCCGAAAGGATCACAGGGGCCCAGAGGACCAAAAGGAATTGTTgattatgaaagaattaatGCAGCAATAGAATCag CGATAAATGATCTGCGGACAGAAATGGAAGAGAAAATGAATAATGTCAACAAAACCATGAATGATCTTCAGCAGAGGATGG TCAACTGCGAAGTCTTTTACAAGAATAATTGTTATCGGATGAAACTTCGCAAAACCAAAATGGATTTTGACCAAGCAACGCAAGCATGTAGATATATTGGTATGAATATTGGATACATTGAAGATGAAACACATTACCAAAAAATAGCAGA gtatttatttttaatgagaAAACAAGGACAAGGGAGTGCTGCTTTGAGAGCAATAGGATAG
- the LOC144424541 gene encoding uncharacterized protein LOC144424541 — MSKGILYWMCLSIQLLVNQVYCNQRICMQIENVNAEETYPIPPQRSSQGVPGKRGPPGEIGPKGSQGPIGPKGIVDYERINAAIESAINDLRTETEEKMNNVNKTMNDLQQRMVNCEVFYKNNCYRMELHKTQNEF, encoded by the exons ATGAGTAAGGGTATACTATATTGGATGTGTTTGAGCATTCAATTGCTCGTCAATCAAGTATATTGCAATCAAAGAATTTGcatgcaaattgaaaatgtcaatgCAGAAGAAACATACCCAATTCCACCACAACGAAGTTCACAGGGTGTTCCGGGCAAACGTGGACCACCTGGTGAAATTGGCCCGAAAGGATCACAGGGGCCCATAGGACCAAAAGGAATTGTTgattatgaaagaattaatGCAGCAATAGAATCag CGATAAATGATCTGCGGACAGAAACGGAAGAGAAAATGAATAATGTCAACAAAACCATGAATGATCTTCAGCAGAGGATGG TCAACTGCGAAGTCTTTTACAAGAATAATTGTTATCGGATGGAACTTCACAAAACCCAAAATGAATTTTGA
- the LOC144424543 gene encoding uncharacterized protein LOC144424543: MFLRWDPCKWFITRCYFKMAFANSVATNSTSIIIIAKFLKVLPLLKVTVKEFSPQCQKFPTFSTSSLNRCLTSTDLNHLWLAYLNVVHFNNLPRCFFPNTVFSGE, from the exons GTGGGATCCCTGTAAATGGTTTATCACCAGATGTTACTTCAAGATGGCTTTTGCAAACAGTGTTGCGACAAACTCAACTTCAATTATTATAATCGCCAAATTCTTGAAGGTTTTACCATTGTTAAAa GTAACAGTAAAAGAATTCTCTCCACAATGTCAGAAGTTTCCTACCTTTTCTACGTCTTCTTTGAATAGATGTTTAACTTCGACTGATCTTAATCATCTTTGGTTGGCATATTTAAACGTCGTGCATTTCAATAATCTTCCACGGTGCTTTTTTCcaaataccgtattttccggcgaataa